One Nitrospira sp. DNA window includes the following coding sequences:
- a CDS encoding Iron ABC transporter, ATP-binding protein codes for MSRPIGRSPAAAAVGPSGQPVARAYDVRHVHFCYGRPGAQDARWVLRDVSLQVESGEILGIVGPNGSGKTSLLKLLAKLAVPQLGTIALFEQNLIDLSQEEGARTVAFVPQESAQLFPFTVAETVLMGRFPHRRRTRWNLGFGWENRDDCATAAEAMATMDIGHLASRAVTDLSGGERQRTMVARALAQAPTVLLLDEPTAFLDLQHQIEICSVLRRLSDERGLTVVIVSHDLNLASQYCDRIVMLKGGAVCSMGTPSEVMQVDVLRRVYGCEVLIDPHPESGLPRITLPRQFVPFRNG; via the coding sequence ATGAGCCGTCCTATCGGTCGGAGCCCTGCCGCAGCCGCTGTCGGTCCTTCCGGGCAACCGGTTGCCCGTGCCTACGATGTGCGTCACGTGCATTTCTGCTATGGCAGGCCAGGCGCGCAGGATGCTCGGTGGGTGCTCCGGGATGTGAGCCTGCAGGTCGAGTCGGGTGAGATCCTCGGCATCGTCGGTCCCAATGGATCGGGGAAGACCTCATTGTTGAAACTGTTGGCCAAACTTGCCGTCCCCCAACTGGGAACCATCGCGTTATTCGAACAGAACCTGATCGACCTCTCGCAGGAGGAGGGCGCGAGAACGGTGGCCTTCGTCCCGCAAGAGAGCGCGCAGCTGTTTCCCTTCACGGTGGCGGAAACGGTACTCATGGGGCGATTTCCCCACCGCCGGCGGACGCGATGGAATCTTGGGTTCGGTTGGGAAAATCGGGATGATTGCGCGACGGCGGCCGAGGCGATGGCCACCATGGACATCGGCCATCTCGCATCGCGGGCGGTGACCGACCTCTCCGGCGGCGAACGCCAACGCACCATGGTCGCGCGCGCCCTCGCCCAAGCGCCCACAGTGTTGCTGCTCGATGAGCCGACCGCATTCCTCGATCTTCAACATCAAATTGAGATTTGCTCGGTCCTGCGTCGTTTGAGCGACGAACGGGGCCTGACCGTCGTGATCGTGTCGCATGACTTGAACCTGGCCAGCCAATATTGCGATCGGATCGTGATGTTGAAAGGGGGGGCGGTCTGTTCGATGGGAACGCCCTCGGAGGTGATGCAGGTCGATGTGTTGCGAAGGGTCTATGGCTGTGAGGTCTTGATCGATCCACATCCCGAGTCCGGGCTCCCGCGGATCACGTTGCCGCGGCAGTTCGTGCCCTTCAGGAACGGCTGA
- a CDS encoding Cobyrinic acid a,c-diamide synthetase — translation MQRPRLVIAGTNSGAGKTTVTLALMAALKARGLLVQPFKAGPDFIDPGHHQVVTGRPSRNLDGWMLGEALNCSIFARASADADLSIIEGMMGLFDGSSPVTERGSTAELAKQLNAPVLLVIDGSAMARSAAAMASGYAKFDPALQVRAVLFNRVGSEGHYRLLREAVEAKTDLAVVGYLHPDASVTIQDRHLGLRTAIEQGQSDLYDRLARSAAETVDLDLVEVLARSAGDVVGDVTAPARAGRQSPVRIGCAYDAAFCFYYQDNLDLLEAAGAEIVKFSPLRDMELPAVDLLYFGGGYPELYGEALAANTTMRTAVRTFAERGGALYAECGGLMYLTEAIRDCDGLRHEMAGIFPAEAVMRKAGLTLGYRTVEVTQPCLLGPPGASLRGHEFHYSTLEPKGLLHYACSLSDAEGQSIGQDGLRAGNTLALYSHLHFGSHPEVASDLLTAVRGSRRTVSSIGKV, via the coding sequence ATGCAACGTCCTCGTCTGGTCATCGCCGGCACCAATAGCGGTGCCGGCAAGACGACCGTCACCCTGGCGCTCATGGCGGCGCTGAAGGCCAGGGGGCTGCTCGTCCAACCATTCAAGGCAGGGCCGGACTTTATCGATCCGGGCCACCACCAGGTTGTGACCGGGCGGCCCTCGCGCAACCTGGACGGCTGGATGTTGGGAGAGGCCCTCAATTGCAGCATCTTTGCCCGTGCCTCCGCCGACGCGGACCTGTCCATCATCGAAGGTATGATGGGACTTTTCGACGGCAGCTCACCGGTGACGGAGCGAGGCAGTACGGCCGAATTGGCGAAGCAGCTGAATGCGCCGGTTCTGCTGGTTATCGACGGCAGCGCGATGGCCCGATCTGCTGCCGCCATGGCGTCCGGTTACGCGAAGTTCGACCCTGCCTTACAGGTTCGCGCGGTGCTCTTCAATCGAGTTGGCAGCGAGGGCCATTACCGCCTGTTGCGAGAGGCGGTGGAGGCGAAAACGGACCTGGCGGTCGTCGGCTACTTGCACCCCGATGCGTCCGTGACGATCCAGGACCGGCATCTTGGTCTGAGGACCGCCATCGAACAGGGGCAGAGCGATCTCTACGATCGGCTGGCTCGGTCCGCAGCAGAGACGGTGGATCTGGATCTGGTGGAGGTCTTGGCCAGGTCCGCAGGTGATGTTGTGGGCGACGTGACGGCGCCTGCCAGGGCGGGGCGGCAGTCGCCGGTTCGTATCGGCTGCGCCTACGATGCAGCCTTTTGTTTTTACTACCAGGACAATCTGGACCTGCTCGAAGCGGCGGGGGCGGAGATCGTGAAGTTTTCACCCCTGCGCGATATGGAATTACCTGCTGTGGATCTACTCTACTTCGGCGGCGGCTACCCGGAACTCTACGGTGAGGCTCTGGCTGCCAATACCACGATGCGAACCGCGGTGCGGACATTCGCCGAACGTGGCGGGGCCCTCTATGCCGAATGCGGCGGGCTCATGTACCTGACAGAGGCGATCCGCGACTGTGACGGCTTGCGACATGAGATGGCCGGGATCTTTCCGGCAGAAGCGGTCATGCGCAAAGCCGGCCTCACATTAGGCTATCGGACGGTCGAGGTGACTCAGCCCTGTCTCCTTGGCCCGCCCGGCGCGTCGCTGCGCGGGCATGAGTTCCATTATTCCACGCTGGAACCGAAGGGCCTGTTGCACTATGCCTGCAGTCTGTCGGACGCTGAAGGCCAATCGATCGGTCAGGATGGGTTGAGGGCGGGCAACACCCTCGCCCTCTATAGTCACTTGCACTTCGGGAGCCATCCGGAAGTCGCATCGGACCTACTGACCGCCGTGCGTGGATCACGAAGGACCGTTTCTTCTATTGGAAAGGTTTGA
- a CDS encoding Putative TonB-dependent receptor, giving the protein MLRVIEEWSVGCAVVCIASVSSFWASTSFAEAPVEPEPVVQTEEVVISATKTPVPVSQVTSAVQVITEEDMKKQNIRSVIDALQLAQGVAIFSNGGPGTEANARIRGSSSSQTLVLIDGAIVNSGTLGSYDFSNLRTDNIERIEILRGAQSMLWGSDAMGGVINIVTKRGQGPLSAGGFLEYGSFASLREGGNLSGKKGIVDYSFTLSRWDTSSFSAVNYRRGATERDGYHNWQGSGRIGVDLPRDGRLDFTMRWMNSDVNLDNLSATAPSDVFGSKSRTQQYVFSGSYEQPITSWWTQKLTLARSQEASLFLPGTLQRNVVTGVFSTPFGTPNETRVLSNRLEWQHNVQVTKLLLLTAGYQFREQQGENDTGLTNRILSSNAGFAQAQFNLWDRVFATAGIRHDSYNVFGDATTYRLTGGYLLKETDTKFRAGYSTGFRAPSMNELFFPNFGNPNLGPEKNQSMDVGIDQYFFSKQLKFTGGFFWNRYRNLIITTFDPVFCAPFSTFGFCPQQLGEASTKGWEAGLSYTYSSDRPFLKSVILQAQYTNTLTRDLDTHSRLPRWPTDQWSAMVSYQPIDPLWITVTGRYVGSRFNTTNDQQNLRAFDVWSLAVTYDVTKQVQAYLRAENLFNEKYEEIASAGTPIRSIFGGLRFTLGGKA; this is encoded by the coding sequence ATGTTGCGTGTGATTGAGGAGTGGTCCGTCGGTTGTGCCGTCGTGTGTATAGCCTCTGTGTCGTCGTTCTGGGCCAGTACCTCGTTCGCCGAAGCGCCGGTCGAACCGGAACCGGTCGTGCAGACCGAAGAAGTCGTGATCTCGGCCACAAAGACTCCGGTGCCGGTGAGCCAGGTGACCAGCGCCGTGCAAGTCATCACCGAAGAGGACATGAAAAAACAAAACATCCGGAGCGTGATCGATGCGCTTCAATTGGCCCAGGGAGTCGCCATCTTCTCGAACGGCGGACCTGGCACGGAGGCCAACGCCAGGATTCGCGGGAGCAGTTCAAGTCAGACGCTGGTGCTCATCGACGGCGCGATCGTCAACAGCGGGACCCTGGGCAGTTATGACTTTTCCAACCTGAGGACCGACAACATCGAACGCATCGAAATCCTACGCGGCGCGCAGAGCATGTTGTGGGGGTCTGATGCGATGGGAGGCGTCATCAACATCGTGACGAAGAGGGGCCAGGGGCCGCTCTCCGCCGGCGGGTTTCTGGAATACGGATCCTTCGCCTCCTTGCGCGAAGGCGGAAACCTCTCGGGGAAGAAGGGCATCGTCGATTACAGTTTCACGCTCTCCCGCTGGGACACATCCAGTTTTTCGGCGGTCAATTACCGGCGCGGCGCCACCGAGCGCGACGGCTACCACAATTGGCAGGGATCGGGCCGGATCGGGGTGGATCTTCCGCGCGACGGGCGGCTCGACTTCACCATGCGTTGGATGAATTCCGATGTCAACCTCGACAATCTGTCGGCGACCGCTCCGAGCGATGTCTTCGGGTCGAAGAGCCGGACGCAGCAGTATGTGTTCAGCGGCAGTTACGAACAGCCCATCACGAGTTGGTGGACCCAGAAGTTGACGTTGGCGCGCTCGCAGGAAGCCTCGTTGTTTCTGCCCGGCACCCTCCAGCGCAATGTCGTCACCGGTGTGTTCAGTACACCGTTCGGAACTCCGAACGAAACCCGCGTGCTCTCCAATCGTTTGGAGTGGCAGCATAATGTTCAAGTCACCAAACTGTTGTTGCTCACCGCCGGCTATCAATTTCGTGAACAGCAGGGCGAGAACGACACCGGGCTCACCAACCGCATCCTGAGTTCCAACGCCGGGTTCGCCCAGGCGCAATTCAACCTCTGGGACCGGGTCTTCGCGACCGCCGGAATCAGGCATGACAGTTACAACGTGTTCGGTGATGCCACCACCTACCGGCTGACCGGTGGATATCTTCTCAAAGAAACCGACACCAAGTTCCGCGCCGGCTATTCCACCGGATTTCGTGCGCCCAGCATGAACGAATTGTTTTTTCCCAATTTCGGTAATCCCAATCTGGGGCCGGAAAAGAACCAGAGTATGGACGTGGGGATCGATCAGTATTTCTTCTCCAAACAGCTCAAGTTCACCGGCGGGTTCTTCTGGAATCGTTACCGGAACTTGATCATCACGACGTTCGATCCGGTCTTTTGCGCGCCGTTCAGCACGTTCGGCTTCTGTCCGCAGCAACTGGGTGAGGCCTCCACCAAGGGATGGGAGGCCGGTTTGTCCTATACCTATTCCAGCGACAGGCCCTTCTTGAAGAGCGTCATCCTGCAGGCTCAATATACCAACACACTTACGCGCGATTTGGATACCCACAGCCGTCTCCCTCGATGGCCCACCGATCAGTGGAGTGCCATGGTCAGCTACCAACCTATCGATCCCCTTTGGATCACCGTGACCGGCCGCTATGTCGGATCACGTTTCAACACCACCAATGATCAACAAAATCTGCGGGCCTTCGATGTCTGGTCATTGGCTGTGACCTACGATGTGACCAAGCAGGTGCAGGCCTATCTCCGGGCCGAAAACCTGTTCAACGAGAAGTACGAAGAGATCGCCAGCGCCGGCACGCCGATTCGTTCTATTTTCGGCGGTCTGCGTTTCACGTTGGGCGGCAAGGCATGA